A region of the Cannabis sativa cultivar Pink pepper isolate KNU-18-1 chromosome 3, ASM2916894v1, whole genome shotgun sequence genome:
CTGTCCCACCTCTGATTCAGCAACTGCTCCCACCCAACATCGGGCACCATAGATTCGCCATAGGCAATCTCAGTTCCCACAGACATAACAGTGATATCAGGGGTTAACAAGGGTTTCTCGGCCCTTAAAAGTTGGTAAAGAATTGGGAGATCTTCCAGTTGAAAAAACCAGAAGAGAGTCAGGGCGGTATTAGGCTTCCCATAGAACTTTGAAGCGGAGAAGAGAGGTTTCGAGGGTCGTTGTGGTCATCGTAGAAAAACAAAGCTACAAAACTTTATTCATCATCTTATCATCTTCTAACTAAGAAAAGGACTATATTGTTTTCTTAATTCTAAACTTTATTGAAAGTGAAAGAACAGAGTAAACTAATCATAAGTTAGAGATAAACAAGCCTGATCAACACAATTATAGAAAAAACAAAACCTTTATTCATTACCCTATCTTTATCCATTCAAACTTTTCTCCATCATGATTGTTTCCTCATTACAAATGAGTAAATAAACTCATTCTCGGCCAAGAAAAGCTTTCACTATCATCTTCCCTTTTCTAACTAAGAAAAAGACTACATTGAATCATTGAAATTTGCACACACAACAGACATTAATTTCTTAATTCTGGACCTTGAAAGTACAAGAACAGAGTAAATGAATCATAACAAATCAAACTTATATTCAAATGAGTAAGTGAACACATACATTCTTGTCCAATAAAAGATATCACTATCATTTTCCCTTTAGAAGAGGACTAATATTAGAACAATTCATGTGTTAATCATGACAAAATTGAAAATTACACAAAGATATAGTATTGAAAATTGATCAGTATGTATAGTAGGTAGCTATAGACAACGGTaatattatgattatgattAGGATTAGGATTAGGATTAGGATTAGGATGAAGAGGATGAAATCAATTGGCAGTGGGCATTGAGTAACGGCACAAAGGGCAGAAATGACTGGTCTCCAACCATCGAACAATACAATCCTTGTGAAACACATGAGAACAAGGCATCTCAACAACCACTCTGCTGCTCATCTcaatctcatcatcatcatcatcatcatcacacgAATCACCCAACGACGGCACCATCTTCTCGAAACATATGGTACAATTGCAAGTACTCATCAGACCCACATCGTTTAACTCCTTGAGAGCCCTTATGGAGTCTTTCGCTGCAGGAATATTgacattaatatttatattctcCTGATTTTGCTCTTGTTGTTGTTGGTGTTGGTATTCAATACTAGCAGTTAGGGCAGTGATATCGAGACAGATATTGAGACCCAAAGCTTGGgagttattagaataataatcaTGAATTATGGGCAAAACGTAAGCAGTAGCAATTCGTGAAGTTAATGAAGATGGGATTTGGATGGAAGGGGTGCCCATTACTCCAGCCAGAATATATTCAGTGATTGCTAAATAATCAGATAAGTATTGGGCAAAAGGAACCACCGTATAGTAGTGACGACTGTCGATGAGGCGGTGGATATCAAGGAGTATGTGGCGAAAGTTGACATGAAAGGCTATGAATTTATCATTCGTCGTCACTATTGGCCGCCgttgttgctgctgttgttGCTGTAAGACTGCTTCTCCATCGTTACAGACCACGTTTATGTCGTAATGACAATCAAACAGAGGCAGTGCCGCCattgtaaaattaaaattcaaaattaacgGTCACTAGGAAGCCAAAGATAACAACTTTCTTTCTGGGGGATTTCAAATGGAAGAGGAGGCGGGAGGGAAATTAAGGAAACAACTCTTGATAATGGATTCTAAGAAGAGTGTTGTTggtgtacatatatatacagcTGTTGTAAGTTGTAAAGGAGGGAAGAAATAAGGAAACAGTGATAATGAATTCAAATATACCAGTCAACTGAAATTTTTTTACCGTTGAATTCATAGAAACATTTAAATCACCTGTCCCCAATTTTCTATCCCATTCCTGTCCCTCCAATAATTAATTgccacctatttttttttttctacatcaTTTGCTCACTTTTTGCTAAACATTTTCTCTGTTAGTTAGTTGCgtttattttttaatcttcCCACTCACAATCTTTTCTTCATTAATTACAATATTTTATGGTTTTAAAAACATATttacaagagctcatccatttacttctatttgctaagctcgaagggaagggatttctttaccgttctcacccctcaatgtattttgccccttaaaacacttagctacctgtaaatggtgtttagtgatctaataattagtcagttaaacaagagctcatccatttacttctatttgctaagctcgaagggaatcatcacttgacttctatacaccaagtaggctatagattccatatttatgttcagcactcccactcaatcatactatcatgttcccaaaatatacgtatcaccctgacccaaaagtaggcttaactaataaatcaaagaacatgaatatcactcctgagttgagcctaagcatatcaggatttagattcttttaatcttaagatcaactactgatattgacttggaaagatatgacggtaagtttataatatcttaactaagttgcaatatcggtccagtccaatgtatactccatacattcgaaactagtatactttaccaatgtcctggaaagaacataacacttactccaagtgtaagtacacatcatcgctgattatcacattagtgtaaatccaaaacactgatgaaacagggacttagtcttttgattcatattatcacaatcacattccactgtgttgacgatactgtaattgtgaataaacatatgatctggacttaactgattttgtgtgtatatgtaataaacatattaaaccattagcatgtaaaattcatgcaaacataaatcacttcaaatttcttatattgataactaatcagattgtaaagggttttatttagggcacaaaacccaacaacttgATGAATGTGAGGTGTAATGGTGGTATAGATATATAAGCTATTATTCACTTACACATTCTTTATGCGGTACTCGAAAGCTATACAATATTGCTCTAGGTTcttaaaaatatttgaataatcTAGgcacattaataattaaaatcataactaatttagGGTGAAATCGAAACCTtgacaattatttttatatgtttattctaAAAACCTCATTTATGTTAACAGAATTCTGAGTTAGGAATAAGATTTAAACGTTTTATTATAAGTGTCTAAGTAATTTTTATAGTTGCATACGATGTAGTTATTTAGAGCTacctataaatttttaaaaaaataagatttaaatattttgttataaGTGTGactatatttttctatatcGACTctgtaaaatatttaaatttttttacaaatagttctaaataactacaatgtacatgattatgaaaaaattggattacttttatttttcttagatgCCTAAATAGATGGGGATCTACCAAAATACTTATTTTATAAAGTGATTgtgctatatatttttttaagaggaattttcaaaaatattctttatttaaatgttatttacaattttacgacctaaattttttatttataaaaatagtcTTTTGAagtgttaaaattacaaaaatatacttttatcaGCAAAATATACGAATACAACTTGAAATCAACCTCACGATAACTATAAATCAACTATAAAACAaccaaaacaactaaaaaaattattttatgataacaataatacaactataaataaactacaaaataattaaaaaatagtttattgtttttactacaaaagatattttttaaataaaaaaatcaaagagtaaaaatgaaaaaacttcCATGttgttgtatttttgtaaattttttttaaaattttaatctattttataaaaatttctaACATATATCCTATTACTAGTAAATAGTTACGTGCGAGGgacgtatattaaattttatgttagtttttttctatgttatttgaaagtgatacaattaaaagttaaagaaaaaatattataagttattaggtgagattattattatgtgtataggaagaaatcacaaactaattaatcttataatcttaactttaatcaaatagggttctagatatatgaacaataaataatcacgtaaaaatcaaaaataattattc
Encoded here:
- the LOC133036127 gene encoding E3 ubiquitin-protein ligase SGR9, amyloplastic-like; amino-acid sequence: MAALPLFDCHYDINVVCNDGEAVLQQQQQQQRRPIVTTNDKFIAFHVNFRHILLDIHRLIDSRHYYTVVPFAQYLSDYLAITEYILAGVMGTPSIQIPSSLTSRIATAYVLPIIHDYYSNNSQALGLNICLDITALTASIEYQHQQQQEQNQENININVNIPAAKDSIRALKELNDVGLMSTCNCTICFEKMVPSLGDSCDDDDDDDEIEMSSRVVVEMPCSHVFHKDCIVRWLETSHFCPLCRYSMPTAN